One stretch of Danio rerio strain Tuebingen ecotype United States chromosome 6, GRCz12tu, whole genome shotgun sequence DNA includes these proteins:
- the xirp2a gene encoding uncharacterized protein xirp2a isoform X1 → METQSGNGPEVSKEGEFTRSSPLTLRPADAKEDLEENRRIEKFDIPLRSLKQMFEKPPAQHVEVSGSHSSTERVADSHRGVGEKMSNQDSNFGVSAGGAGETHADGETVPLKQRLALYQAATTKEERSPSVVMDSSEPCSLPGGLASVKKQFESQELSSSSASQSTVAQYHYQQRQQVVSSSEVTVRSSVKESSTSNAQVSLDKNVQQSVASSFGDHYDEKVMVIGGENLPKVSTQALKQQHEKSIEDATPPKHIKIDLDYNQFPWAPVSVSSKATATGSYEAMSVTKTMQEACTSSMASSQYEAVEHFSQPISATQQFQETSQVPERCPSPKPTDASTSSKYAVNKEQYSKQRNLYELKRLYKHIHPEVRKNLERDFFTDVTDTEQTYVDSDEEASRDIQQARYVFENSGSTSPGKCISPEREYMEWDEILKGEVQSMRWMFENKPLDSIKDVTPDEDEGKNIAQQEIIAGKDVKYTMWMFETQPIDALGTEKSDSAEHGGKHELARGDVQTATWLFETQPLDTLNRIYQEDDQETQVMYTKDIAGGDVKTARYLFETQHLDALGHTETIDENHFLQLKSELEEVKGEVKKTTKMFETQPMCVIRGDSGEMLEITKVRREETEKGDVRTSRWLFETQPLDLISKDPSKVKLICGVSMEENSQGGVNRGRWLFETKTLDQIKEEEWETTKTQKEEILGADVRRHCMIFETQPMDKLKDDTNARPLEPENIMGGDVTSARQLFETVPMEDLKELPEVGKLQKMVASEEEKGDVRHQKWVFESKPLEQIREESKEITRTVNLEDLEKGDVTNYKERFETMDLSKCLDAQKIHIEGVTSGSVKSNKVFFESKPLYAVQDSSGHYHEVKTVRREEVVKGDVRSCKWMFETRPIDQFDESITKFQIIKGISKEEIQSGDVKTAKWLFETQPLDGIKYFNLEEEDNRKNESIEIQRGDVKTCRWLFETQPMDVLYEKIETKTEDTTDIQKGDVKTCTWLFETQTLDSIKDESETILKTSTVKQDDVQGKDVRLVRFLFETENLENITDDEDHSGFKRITEIDINSGDVSRMKYIFENQTSDIMTSTSEETMQKLKCHQTEDIQKGNVVNCTWMFENQSIDSIKANSEDFKESRTVTDIQGGNVDKGRFIFETYSLDKIQEESSETEISKLQSIIHKEIEKGDVKNYTMMFETQPLYAIKDKEGHYHEVTTVTKEEILRGDVVGARWLFETKPIDSIKDTDEVYVIKAVTQEDIQKGDVSTARWRFETQPLDEIAEDMKVAVKTVADIQGGDVKTNKQRFETDDLSEKYVRTVSVSEIQRGNVRSSTWMFETRTIDKINAEGSEYEGMEKVMREEVVKGDVKQSVWLFEKEPLDRIKDVDDTETVISREEIPKADVKTTTWLFETTPLTEFNESSMERTEIVGKSIKTTLEELFSQKMVDSQGILIEADEIGDVRMAKYKLLNQDTPEIQREEVIHGDLNNIMMNLLNRRETTERGITINMQERGNINSTVQQLFNQDKSGNVEKEEIIRGDIQEAINNLLKQEGSSKRGILIQEDEKGDVRMTIYSLLNKETESSVEKEDIISGNIRGTMHRLLGNTDAKDPSTKITVAEAERGNVSFYSTCIESGAMDYLKQLQVGADEIVEEKVKEQIIGGDVEHTKQILRKSQQIIGRTVAEDDIVPGDVNNTVQVFMMEPVLSLHNLQKEEIVKGDLRAALDSLTQAVNQCVVIEKEDIVKGDINTTLRSLEEAQNQSKGIEKPEIVPGDIRGALESLEKSTSAKTEVIIEDLVPGDIKGTLKSLEEAKQAVKEVEKEEIVKGDIQTALLCLQEASTEKKVFQHQVSEQGDVKGTIQLLLEPTSSTRMHRRPSTEGDVKSSIKSLYEQEQVEVEKEEVIKGDVQGTIKSLMKKKEQSSYKSKMNPHKKAKVTIKNPVPSQQACRECPAGPKAEEKPTNPPPVKNMQQSSTKKTSDIKSSESQTSEEYSSTTKQMSTAANLQVSSQSSQKMNVKEQHIKQKQNTPSPVLIKKKNLGGQTSERKSENAAMSSATSASASVEASQTNISMKKTEETKTVTQVQTTMTTESTTISQKQNIKNLKSEKNVKSLNRNLSPKGMIKKTKPQPEIHFPPPPSSPPPPSESELSLPPPPSPVAESEVQPPLLPRPPLAMRQDSDLPPPPPPPPIMETDTEFFPPPPPPQDFLPPPPSQQELSSVAQPAKPKGRALFKVPTPEPPKQPMPKTFKWQKKQTSPTPPPPPPPSVAEQSETIASGTTTFTETTENISKQKEMFKKTEPPAPLNTKTSSAIPVLQAAAEEPPRPKKAFVPPIKLPPPPDPASPKPRPYASKFKTPLMLAEERYRKQREEAEKNQGESTPTSPPPTKLFNDREIKTGAESITQKPEQTQVTIETQQETRKEPETKQKPAMLHKEMTEKPAPPKSPQIPPKQKTPANFQISKPSFPKVAKKPTTESFSNISDKRQTSTTAAIEKKSHTASAVQSLPVAEQAESTKAHAVKEESIQATKSVQNQITTSAQVEEIRSVEACVVQEVKKVPPQSTKIPKVTPSFKVKTFKVPKVENVEKEEEKKDIVQTARTEQTVTETGKHVSQVDTAHESLQKSTSAMEKTEVKVEKSEGITQTKKDAKLEVHLKKQKQATVKQPPPVAPRPSVEIHQIQPAISIEVHQGQGQTSVIQSHHAVREEHVQVHEERKVTQSTVQQQSIQQKNKFQIKKQIKPPMRPPSREEAIKQSIQKEDQTKSESLSITTEISYAQKCEEIQILLSCINEFEGAPAKMNPKALKAILSIIPDWLVSSEEKEDLSQVQYNKQKMTEVITYVKNLAIAKLNFLEGNFSVSETAKSESTPEKKIVGGATQKISKITIGSSKIETQKKVVEEKKTECQSNSRVAELKMPPELRMRTPSPTFICIESAKRTDSPLRVTPSPPPSYRTGATPTPPPRWSETPTRMYLSTPSPTMSRSEKLAKLRDTTAKLSQGMTPPPMPLPEYMMKVQTDLEGSRSSSCSEIALESHMMESSLIDVTDIHGDSMMTVKDKREFFEEAQKADVCRTYLRKDPIDIPERLGPDTDDNEPELPRSIDAHERLLEDLPRVDLSKLVNKFESPQPKVYIRKDPIVINERLGSDTEDAEPEKKASLVEDMPSFDIKALKNVFEMGEQAHQYLRDERKNLEKQEEAPEGFSETQSVTEHFSSVDEFGNSVTGSMNQTTSHSQSVTTRGDPPTYADVVKGAVPVLDVPPEASAEELLKSFQQTWAESENVFKNLGFTVSEQHRSQTVSRQHQSVVTESTGARVRTVSGMSEEGVSHGVSHSRQAKLP, encoded by the exons GTTTCTCTGGACAAGAATGTTCAACAGAGTGTGGCCTCCAGTTTTGGCGATCATTATGATGAGAAAG TGATGGTAATTGGAGGAGAGAATTTGCCAAAAGTTTCTACTCAAGCCCTAAAACAGCAGCATGAAAAAAGTATTGAGGACGCCACTCCACCCAAACATATCAAG ATTGATCTTGATTACAACCAGTTTCCCTGGGCCCCAGTAAGTGTTTCCTCAAAGGCTACTGCCACAGGTAGCTATGAGGCCATGTCTGTCACCAAAACAATGCAAGAAGCCTGTACATCCTCTATGGCTTCCTCACAATATGAAGCTGTTGAGCACTTCTCCCAACCAATATCTGCCACACAACAGTTCCAAGAAACTTCCCAAGTCCCAGAACGCTGTCCTTCCCCTAAGCCAACAGACGCATCTACTTCATCCAAATACGCGGTCAATAAAGAGCAGTACTCTAAGCAGAGGAACCTCTATGAACTGAAGCGTCTCTATAAGCACATTCATCCAGAAGTGCGTAAAAACCTGGAACGTGACTTCTTTACTGATGTGACAGACACCGAGCAAACCTATGTGGACAGTGATGAGGAGGCAAGCAGAGATATTCAGCAAGCACGTTATGTTTTTGAAAACAGTGGAAGTACCAGCCCTGGCAAGTGCATCAGCCCAGAGAGAGAGTATATGGAATGGGATGAGATCCTAAAAGGTGAGGTGCAATCAATGCGCTGGATGTTTGAGAACAAGCCCCTGGATTCCATTAAGGATGTTACACCAGATGAGGACGAGGGGAAGAACATAGCCCAACAAGAAATCATTGCTGGAAAAGATGTGAAATACACTATGTGGATGTTTGAAACACAACCCATTGATGCTCTTGGTACAGAAAAATCAGACTCAGCAGAGCACGGTGGAAAACATGAGCTTGCAAGGGGAGATGTCCAGACTGCAACATGGCTGTTTGAGACACAACCGCTGGACACGCTTAACAGAATTTACCAAGAGGATGACCAAGAGACACAGGTCATGTATACTAAAGACATTGCTGGGGGTGATGTGAAAACTGCTAGATACTTGTTTGAAACACAGCACCTCGATGCACTTGGACACACCGAGACTATTGACGAGAATCACTTCCTGCAGTTAAAGTCTGAGCTTGAAGAAGTCAAGGGTGAGGTAAAGAAGACGACCAAGATGTTTGAGACACAGCCCATGTGTGTCATTCGCGGTGACTCTGGTGAGATGCTGGAGATTACCAAGGTCCGACGTGAAGAAACTGAGAAAGGTGATGTCAGAACATCGCGCTGGCTCTTTGAAACTCAACCTCTGGACCTGATTAGCAAAGATCCAAGCAAGGTGAAATTAATCTGTGGGGTCTCAATGGAGGAAAATTCCCAGGGTGGTGTCAACAGAGGAAGGTGGCTCTTTGAGACAAAGACACTTGATCAAATTAAAGAAGAGGAATGGGAAACCACAAAAACTCAAAAGGAAGAGATCCTAGGTGCAGATGTGAGAAGACATTGCATGATCTTTGAGACGCAGCCTATGGATAAACTTAAAGATGATACAAATGCAAGACCACTGGAGCCAGAGAACATCATGGGTGGTGATGTTACTTCTGCTAGGCAATTGTTTGAAACGGTGCCAATGGAAGATCTGAAAGAGTTACCTGAAGTTGGCAAGCTACAAAAGATGGTGGCTTCAGAAGAAGAGAAAGGTGATGTAAGACACCAGAAGTGGGTATTTGAAAGTAAACCTCTTGAACAGATCAGAGAGGAGAGCAAAGAGATCACAAGGACCGTTAATCTAGAGGACCTTGAAAAGGGTGATGTTACAAATTACAAGGAAAGATTTGAGACCATGGACCTGAGCAAGTGCTTAGATGCACAAAAAATACACATAGAGGGTGTCACCAGCGGGTCAGTGAAatcaaataaagtgttttttgagTCAAAACCCTTGTATGCTGTGCAAGACAGCTCGGGACACTACCATGAGGTCAAAACTGTACGCAGAGAGGAGGTTGTGAAAGGTGATGTGAGAAGCTGCAAGTGGATGTTTGAAACCCGCCCCATCGATCAGTTTGATGAGAGCATCActaagtttcaaataataaaggGAATATCTAAAGAGGAAATTCAGTCAGGTGATGTTAAAACAGCCAAATGGCTGTTTGAAACCCAGCCTCTTGATGGCATTAAATACTTCAATTTAGAGGAAGAAGACAACAGAAAAAATGAGAGCATTGAGATTCAAAGAGGTGATGTTAAAACATGCAGATGGTTGTTTGAAACACAGCCAATGGATGTCCTGTATGAGAAAATAGAGACAAAGACAGAAGACACCACAGACATCCAGAAAGGAGATGTTAAAACCTGCACATGGCTTTTTGAAACTCAGACTCTTGACAGTATAAAGGATGAGTCTGAGACCATCTTGAAAACTTCCACAGTAAAGCAAGACGATGTGCAAGGTAAGGATGTACGTCTTGTACGTTTCCTATTTGAGACCGAAAACCTGGAAAACATCACAGACGACGAGGATCACAGTGGCTTTAAGCGAATAACTGAAATTGACATTAACTCTGGAGATGTGTCAAGGATGAAGTACATCTTTGAGAATCAGACATCTGATATCATGACTTCTACATCAGAAGAGACCATGCAAAAACTCAAATGCCATCAAACAGAGGACATTCAGAAAGGAAATGTTGTGAACTGTACCTGGATGTTTGAAAACCAATCCATTGATTCAATCAAGGCAAATTCTGAAGATTTCAAAGAGTCACGCACAGTTACAGATATTCAGGGAGGTAATGTTGATAAAGGTCGCTTCATTTTTGAGACATACTCATTAGATAAGATTCAGGAGGAGTCATCTGAAACTGAGATCAGCAAACTTCAAAGTATCATACACAAAGAGATTGAAAAGGGGGATGTAAAAAATTACACAATGATGTTTGAGACCCAGCCCCTATATGCTATCAAGGACAAAGAGGGGCACTATCATGAGGTCACTACAGTCACAAAGGAAGAAATTCTGCGAGGAGATGTAGTTGGGGCAAGGTGGTTGTTTGAGACAAAGCCCATTGACTCCATTAAAGACACAGACGAGGTTTATGTTATCAAAGCTGTAACTCAAGAAGATATCCAAAAAGGTGATGTCAGCACGGCTAGGTGGAGGTTTGAAACTCAACCTTTAGATGAGATTGCAGAGGATATGAAAGTTGCTGTTAAAACTGTAGCAGACATCCAGGGGGGAGatgtgaaaacaaacaaacagcgcTTTGAAACTGATGACCTATCAGAGAAATACGTGAGAACTGTTAGTGTCAGTGAGATTCAAAGAGGTAACGTGAGAAGCTCCACATGGATGTTTGAAACTCGCACCATTGACAAGATCAATGCTGAAGGTTCTGAGTATGAAGGAATGGAGAAGGTGATGCGTGAAGAAGTGGTAAAAGGTGATGTTAAGCAGTCTGTGTGGCTCTTTGAAAAAGAACCACTTGATCGTATCAAGGATGTCGATGACACAGAGACTGTAATTTCCCGGGAGGAAATCCCAAAAGCTGATGTGAAGACAACAACATGGTTGTTTGAAACCACCCCTCTAACAGAGTTTAATGAGAGCAGCATGGAAAGAACAGAGATTGTCGGTAAGAGCATCAAGACAACCCTAGAAGAGCTATTTTCTCAGAAAATGGTTGATTCACAAGGCATTCTAATTGAGGCAGATGAGATTGGCGATGTCAGAATGGCTAAATACAAACTCCTCAACCAGGACACTCCAGAAATCCAAAGAGAGGAGGTTATACATGGAGACCTCAACAATATTATGATGAACCTGCTCAATAGACGTGAGACAACAGAGAGAGGAATCACTATAAATATGCAGGAAAGAGGAAATATCAACTCAACCGTCCAACAGCTATTTAATCAGGATAAGAGTGGTAATGTTGAGAAAGAGGAAATTATCAGAGGAGATATCCAAGAGGCAATTAATAACTTGCTTAAGCAAGAAGGGTCTTCCAAACGGGGCATCCTGATTCAAGAAGATGAGAAAGGAGATGTGAGAATGACAATATACTCACTTCTTAATAAAGAAACAGAGAGCAGTGTTGAGAAAGAGGATATAATTAGTGGAAATATTCGTGGAACGATGCATAGGCTACTAGGTAATACTGATGCAAAGGACCCATCTACTAAGATAACTGTGGCAGAAGCGGAGAGAGGAAATGTCAGTTTTTATTCTACCTGTATTGAGTCTGGGGCAATGGACTACCTCAAGCAACTTCAGGTGGGGGCTGATGAAATTGTTGAGGAAAAAGTGAAAGAACAAATAATTGGAGGGGATGTAGAACATACAAAACAGATTCTAAGAAAGAGCCAGCAAATAATAGGACGAACTGTTGCTGAAGATGATATTGTACCAGGTGATGTAAATAACACAGTCCAGGTGTTTATGATGGAACCTGTACTCTCCCTGCATAACTTGCAGAAAGAGGAGATAGTAAAGGGAGACTTGAGAGCAGCTCTTGACTCTCTCACGCAAGCTGTTAACCAATGTGTAGTCATTGAAAAAGAGGACATAGTCAAAGGAGATATCAACACAACACTTAGGTCTCTCGAGGAGGCTCAAAACCAGTCTAAAGGAATTGAAAAACCTGAGATTGTGCCTGGTGACATTAGGGGTGCATTAGAATCTCTTGAAAAATCGACATCTGCAAAGACTGAGGTAATTATTGAAGATTTGGTGCCAGGGGATATTAAAGGTACTCTGAAATCCCTGGAGGAGGCAAAGCAGGCAGTAAAAGAGGTTGAGAAGGAGGAAATAGTTAAAGGTGATATTCAGACTGCTTTACTTTGTCTTCAAGAAGCTTCAACTGAAAAGAAGGTTTTTCAGCACCAAGTAAGTGAACAAGGTGATGTGAAAGGTACAATTCAGCTCTTACTGGAGCCAACTTCATCCACCCGTATGCACAGAAGGCCAAGCACAGAGGGTGATGTAAAATCCTCTATTAAATCCCTGTATGAGCAGGAGCAAGTAGAAGTTGAGAAAGAGGAGGTAATTAAGGGAGACGTTCAGGGAACAATTAAATCCCTGATGAAAAAGAAAGAGCAATCAAGCTACAAATCAAAAATGAACCCTCATAAGAAAGCTAAAGTTACAATTAAGAACCCAGTCCCCTCTCAACAAGCATGCCGTGAGTGCCCAGCTGGACCTAAAGCTGAGGAAAAGCCAACAAATCCACCTCCAGTGAAAAACATGCAGCAGAGCAGCACAAAAAAGACATCAGACATCAAATCTTCAGAAAGTCAGACTTCTGAGGAGTATAGTTCTACTACTAAGCAGATGAGCACTGCTGCTAATTTACAAGTGTCTTCTCAAAGCTCacaaaaaatgaatgtaaaagagCAACATATTAAACAAAAGCAGAACACTCCTAGTCCAGTGCTAATAAAGAAAAAGAATCTTGGAGGTCAAACAAGTGAGaggaaatctgaaaatgcagctATGTCTTCAGCAACAAGTGCATCAGCATCAGTGGAGGCATCACAAACTAATATTAGCATGAAAAAAACTGAAGAGACAAAGACAGTCACACAAGTTCAGACTACAATGACAACAGAGAGCACTACCATAAGCCAGAAGCAAAACATCAAGAatttaaaatcagaaaaaaatgttaaGAGCCTTAACCGCAATCTAAGTCCTAAAGGAATGATAAAAAAGACAAAACCACAGCCAGAGATTCACTTTCCACCACCTCCGAGTTCCCCTCCACCCCCCTCTGAATCAGAGCTCTCTCTGCCTCCTCCTCCCTCGCCAGTGGCAGAAAGTGAGGTCCAGCCACCCCTCTTACCACGGCCTCCTCTGGCTATGAGACAGGACAGTGACCTTCCCCCTCCACCTCCCCCACCTCCTATCATGGAGACAGACACAGAATTCTTCCCACCACCTCCTCCACCCCAAGACTTCCTCCCTCCTCCTCCATCTCAACAGGAACTCAGCTCAGTTGCCCAACCTGCTAAGCCAAAAGGCAGAGCTCTGTTCAAGGTGCCCACACCTGAGCCTCCCAAGCAGCCAATGCCCAAAACATTTAAAtggcagaaaaaacaaacatcacctactccaccaccacctcctcctccatCAGTTGCTGAGCAGAGTGAAACAATTGCATCAGGTACAACCACATTTACAGAAACTACAGAGAACATCAGCAAGcaaaaggaaatgtttaaaaaaaccgAGCCTCCAGCTCCCCTTAATACTAAAACTTCATCAGCAATACCTGTGCTTCAAGCAGCAGCTGAGGAACCACCACGCCCCAAAAAAGCATTTGTTCCACCAATTAAGCTCCCACCTCCTCCTGACCCTGCTTCTCCAAAACCAAGGCCTTATGCAAGTAAATTTAAAACCCCACTCATGCTTGCAGAGGAGAGATATCGCAAACAAAGGGAGGAGGCTGAAAAAAACCAGGGAGAAAGTACTCCCACCTCACCCCCACCTACTAAACTATTTAATGACAGAGAAATAAAGACTGGAGCAGAGTCAATCACACAGAAACCTGAACAGACCCAAGTTACTATTGAGACACAGCAAGAAACGCGTAAAGAACCAGAGACAAAGCAAAAGCCAGCCATGCTACACaaagaaatgacagaaaaacctGCCCCACCAAAAAGTCCACAGATTCCTCCAAAGCAAAAAACACCTGCAAATTTTCAGATAAGCAAACCTTCATTTCCCAAAGTTGCTAAAAAACCAACCACAGAATCCTTTAGTAATATATCCGATAAAAGGCAGACATCTACTACTGCTGCTATAGAAAAGAAAAGTCATACAGCCTCTGCAGTTCAATCACTTCCTGTTGCAGAGCAAGCTGAAAGTACAAAAGCTCACGCTGTAAAAGAAGAGAGCATCCAGGCCACTAAAAGTGTTCAAAATCAGATCACTACTTCTGCTCAAGTAGAGGAGATCAGAAGCGTAGAGGCATGTGTGGTTCAAGAAGTCAAAAAGGTTCCCCCTCAGTCCACAAAGATCCCAAAAGTGACCCCAAGCTTCAAGGTTAAAACATTTAAGGTACCTAAGGTAGAGAATGTGGagaaagaagaagagaaaaaagacATAGTTCAAACAGCTAGGACAGAGCAAACAGTCACAGAAACAGGAAAACATGTCTCTCAAGTGGATACAGCTCACGAGAGCCTTCAAAAATCCACCAGTGCTATGGAAAAAACTGAAGTGAAAGTTGAAAAAAGTGAGGGAATTACACAAACCAAGAAAGATGCCAAATTGGAGGTCCAtctaaagaaacaaaaacaagctACAGTTAAGCAGCCGCCACCTGTTGCACCGAGACCATCAGTTGAGATACATCAAATACAGCCAGCAATATCTATAGAGGTGCATCAAGGACAAGGTCAGACATCTGTCATTCAGTCACATCATGCCGTGAGAGAGGAGCATGTTCAGGtccatgaagaaaggaaggtcaCTCAGAGCACAGTTCAGCAACAGAGCatccaacaaaaaaataaattccaGATCAAGAAGCAGATAAAACCTCCAATGCGTCCTCCAAGCAGAGAGGAGGCCATAAAACAGTCAATACAGAAAGAGGATCAGACCAAATCAGAGAGTCTATCAATTACAACCGAAATTTCGTATGCACAAAAATGTGAAGAGATTCAAATATTGTTGAGTTGTATCAACGAGTTTGAAGGAGCCCCTGCAAAAATGAATCCAAAAGCGTTAAAGGCAATACTGAGTATCATTCCTGACTGGCTAGTTAGCTCTGAAGAGAAGGAAGATTTAAGCCAGGTTCAGTACAACAAGCAGAAAATGACAGAAGTCATAACCTATGTAAAGAACCTTGCCATTGCCAAACTGAATTTTTTAGAGGGAAACTTCTCTGTTTCAGAGACTGCAAAAAGTGAGTCAACACCAGAAAAGAAAATAGTAGGTGGAGCCACACAAAAAATATCCAAGATAACTATTGGCTCATCAAAAATTGAGACTCAGAAGAaagtagtggaggagaaaaaaacagAATGTCAGAGTAATTCAAGAGTAGCAGAGCTCAAAATGCCACCCGAGCTAAGAATGCGGACACCATCACCAACGTTCATATGCATTGAGTCTGCCAAGAGGACTGACTCCCCTCTTAGAGTAACTCCGTCACCCCCTCCCTCTTACAGGACAGGTGCTACACCAACACCTCCACCTCGGTGGTCTGAAACACCAACACGAATGTACCTATCCACACCGTCCCCCACAATGAGTCGCTCTGAGAAGCTAGCTAAACTAAGAGATACCACAGCCAAACTCTCACAAGGCATGACCCCACCACCCATGCCTTTGCCAGAGTACATGATGAAGGTCCAGACAGATTTGGAGGGGTCGCGCTCATCCAGTTGTTCAGAGATAGCCCTTGAGAGTCATATGATGGAATCATCCCTCATAGACGTCACAGATATCCATGGAGACTCCATGATGACTGTGAAAGACAAGCGTGAATTCTTTGAAGAGGCTCAGAAAGCAGACGTCTGTCGTACCTATTTACGCAAGGATCCAATTGACATCCCAGAGCGTCTTGGACCAGATACAGATGATAATGAGCCAGAGCTCCCGAGATCCATAGATGCACATGAGAGATTGTTAGAGGACTTGCCCAGGGTTGATCTGTCGAAGCTTGTGAACAAATTTGAGTCCCCCCAGCCAAAAGTTTACATTCGGAAGGACCCCATTGTGATTAACGAGAGACTTGGAAGTGACACAGAAGATGCTGAACCTGAGAAGAAGGCATCCTTGGTGGAGGACATGCCAAGCTTTGATATTAAGGCCCTCAAGAATGTCTTTGAAATGGGTGAGCAAGCCCATCAGTATCTAAGAGATGAGaggaaaaatcttgaaaaacaaGAGGAAGCACCTGAAGGATTCTCTGAGACACAGTCTGTAACGGAGCACTTCTCCTCTGTAGATGAATTTGGGAACAGTGTAACAGGCTCAATGAATCAAACAACCTCCCACTCTCAGAGTGTGACAACCCGTGGTGATCCACCCACTTATGCAGATGTAGTAAAAGGGGCTGTTCCTGTCCTAGACGTTCCACCAGAGGCCTCTGCTGAAGAGTTACTAAAGAGCTTCCAGCAGACATGGGCAGAGAGTGAAAACGTCTTTAAAAACCTGGGCTTCACTGTGTCGGAACAACACAGATCACAGACTGTTTCACGCCAGCACCAGTCTGTTGTCACCG AAAGTACGGGTGCCAGAGTCCGAACTGTGTCAGGTATGTCGGAAGAGGGTGTATCCCATGGAGTCTCTCATAGCAGACAAGCAAAACTTCCATAA